GTTATCTGGAAGATCCGCAGCACTTCAATGGGCTGCGTCGATTGGCCGAAGTACCGAATTATCCGGAGACCCCCGTTGTGCAACCCGCAACTCAGCATTTAGAAATCGAACATTCAGAGAGTCCGCAATGAGCGAAGAACGTAACGCAATCCCCCTGATCCTTACCGGCATTGGCTGCATCCTCGGCACCGTCGGTTGTCTCTGGTATTACGGCTATTTGCATTTTGCCAAGCCCGAAGATGCGTTGTTGTTGAGTGAATTCACCATGCTCAAGACCGTGCCAGGTGAGGATTACAAAATTTCCGTGGATCCTGCTACCGAAGTCGCACAGTGCATTGACGGCGTATTGGTCTTGTTCGACACCGCACAGAAAGGCTTGAGCGGCGTCTTAGTTAATGGCAACAAACAAGCCGTGCATTGCATGGGCCAAGAAACCCCGCAGCAATTGCAGCCTTAAAGTAAAACTTTTACGGGCGATAACAAACGCCCCGCCTGCTCAAGCAGACGGGGCGTTTTGTCGTGCATCAATTAGTCGATTGCATCGACGAGCGCGGCGCAACCGGCTGGTTGTCATTGGAAATAGTCACTTCTACACGGCGGTTTTGCGCACGACCCGAGTTGCTGCTGTTATCTGCAACGGGATATTCTTTGCCGTAGCCCTGAGTCACGATGCGAGTAGGGTCAACGCCCATTTTTACCAGGGCGGCGCGTACCGAATTGGCCCGACGCTCCGATAACGACTGGTTGTAAGACGAAGAGCCGCTGGCATCGGTGTAGCCCTCGACCACTACTTTGCGATCGGGATTTTGTTGCAAGAACTGCGCAAGCTTGTTGACGTCCATCATGCCGGACGACTTAAGCTCAGCTTTGTTCAGATCAAACAACACGTCACCGAAGGTCACCAACGTACCGCGAGCAGTCTGCTTGGCGTTCAGGCTGTCCTGAAGCTGTTTGATCTGTGCATCACGAGCCGCCAGACGCGCTTGTGCTCGCATCGCTGCGGCATTTTTCAATTGATCTTCTGCGGTGCGCAGGTTAATGGTCTGCTTGGCCAATTCAATCCGTTGAATGGTCAGGTATGACAGTTGATCAACCTTTTTTGCATCTTCTTTATTTCGATAGGCCATGTCAGCCTTGTCTAACCACTCACTCGCGTCTTTGGTTTCCAACGCGGCAACCTGGCTCGATTGCGGATTGGCTTGTAGCGCGCTGAAGTTTGTCCGGGCTTGTTCAAGGCTTGGATTAGGTGGCGTTGCGCAAGCTGCCAAACCAACGCTCAGCGCGATAAGAGCAGGAACCATCAATTGTTTACGCATGATATTTTCGTCCTTTAAATCAATGTCAATCTAGGCAATACGAATACACGGGAGGGTTTTGGCCGCTTTTATTGCGTGGTCTTCATGCCGTCCTGCCGCAGTTCATCAGCACCCTGACGGGCATCCTGGACAGCTTTTTGAGCCTTTGCCGCTTGAGCGGTACGTTCAGCGACCCTGGCATCCCATTCCGACTGCTCTGCGAGCATTTTCGCTTCATCGTATTTTTTGTCATGCATCGCCATTTCCGCTGCTTTGAGCTTGTCCTGAGCCGACTTCATCTCAACGGCGGCGTACTCAGTACCGCCAGCGCTGACGGCACTGTTAACGGCAGATTGGGTGACCGCGTATTGCGCCGTCGGTGGGTTACCGGCACACCCGGCCAGTACAGTGCTGCTGCCGAGTGCCAAAACAGCCAGTTTCAATCCGCGAAAGCGGCTAAACGAGGTAGTGGCAGTATTGATTTTCATCGTGTTCAACTCCATTGGATGTTTCTCTTAACCAGATTTTCCATGACAGTCATGCCTGAAGCCGGACATAGCGTTCACGCCAACTGCTATCAGGTTTGCTGCGATGGTTAATGGCTGTGACCCTTGGCATTTTTGAATAGTTCAGTCAGGTTTTTAAGCCGGATGAAAAATAAAATTAACAGGTCGAAGGCTCTAGCACGTGACTTAGCGGTCGCGCACGAGCATGCCCGCCGTAAAAACGGCAGGGCGTATGTCGTTAGGAGGATTTAAATATCGCGGGCCGAAGCCTGTTTAAGCGTCAGATTTTTCGTCCAGCTCATGTAAATGTTGCCGCGACAGGGCCAGAAACCGAGGAGTCGGGCCGATGTCCTCGTAGAGCGGGTCACCTTCTTCATCCGTGGCCACGATATGGTTGCCTTTGACATAAGGAAAGCTGGCCTCAAGTTCTTCCAGCGCTGCCCCGATCAATTCACCGAGTAGGTCCTCGGGATGGCGTTTAGGGTACATCTCGGCAATGGCTGCCAGTCGGGCGGCAGCTTCCATATCCAGATGAATCGTATAGCCAGTTTTACTCAGACGGCCCTTGGCATTGTGTTCCCAGTGCTTGGCAAGTTCGCGAATTTTCATATGGAACCTCATGGTTAGCCGCTTGTGGCCGGCACATTGTGTAAGCGAGTCGCGGTACAACTTCCCTTACAGATTAGCTCATCCCCTTGAAATGTATGAGCTAGACAGAGGTGTGCTTGTCAGAACCCGCCGCGCTGTGCACTCTTATGGATCAGATTTTTGCGCGCTTGTTCAGTCCTGTCCTTTAATCACTGAGCGGCACCCGTCAAGAAACGCTGGAGAGTAGGGCAATGGCCGATATCGACGCACGTTTACGCGAAGACGTTCACCTATTGGGTGAGTTGTTGGGCAATACCATCCGTGAGCAACGAGGGCCTGAGTTTCTCGAAAAAATCGAGCGAATTCGCAAAGGCGCCAAAGCCGGGCGTCGCGGATCGGCGGCAGGCACCGAACAACTGAGCACCAGCGTTGATGAGCTTAGCGAGGATGAGTTATTACCGATGACGCGAGCGTTCAATCAGTTTTTGAACCTAGCGAACATTGCCGAGCAATATCAACTTATCCACCGCCGTGAAGATCCGTTGCCGCAGTCCTTTGAATCCCTTGTGTTGCCTGAGCTGCTGGAGCGCTTAAAAAACACCGGCCACTCCCCGGAGGCGTTGGCGCGGCAGCTGGGCAAGCTGGAAATTGAACTGGTATTGACTGCACACCCCACCGAAGTGGCGCGCCGGACCCTGATTCAAAAATACGACGCTATCGCCTCGCAATTAGCTGCGCTCGACCATCGCGATCTCAGCGCTGCTGAGCGCGAAGACATCACCGTGCGCCTGCAGCGGCTGATTGCCGAAGCTTGGCACACTGAAGAAATCCGCCGCACCCGTCCGACGCCGATTGACGAGGCTAAATGGGGCTTTGCGGTGATCGAGCATTCCCTGTGGCAGGCGATTCCCAACTACTTGCGCAAGGCCGATCATGCGCTGCATGCCGCTACCGGACTGCGCTTGCCGCTGGAGGCGGCACCCATACGCTTTGCTTCGTGGATGGGCGGCGACCGGGACGGCAACCCTAACGTTACCGCTGCGGTTACTCGAGAGGTTCTGCTGTTGGCGCGCTGGATGGCGGCGGATCTGTACTTGCGCGACGTCGATCAATTAGCTTCCGAACTGTCGATGCAAGAAGCCAGTGACGCCTTGCGTGCCGCCGCCGGGGACAGCGCCGAACCTTATCGAGCCATCCTCAAACGGTTACGTGATCGCCTGCGCGCGACGCGCAAATGGGCTCAATCTTCATTGGCCGTTACGCAACCAGCGCCCGACAGTGTCCTTCATAACAATCGTGATCTGTTTGAGCCGCTAAACCTGTGTTTTCAGTCGCTGCATGAATGTGGCATGGGTGTGATTGCCGATGGACCGTTGCTGGATTGCTTGCGACGTGCGGTTACATTCGGGCTGTTTTTGGTGCGCCTGGACGTACGCCAAGACGCCAGTCGCCACACGGCGGCCATGACTGAAATTACTGACTATCTAGGCTTGGGTCGTTACGAGGAGTGGGACGAAGATGCCCGGATCAAATTCTTGCTGCGCGAGCTGAAAAACCGTCGTCCGTTGTTACCCGGACATTTCAAACCGGCGGCCGACACCGCTGAAGTGCTCGCCACCTGCCGCGAAGTGTCGGCGGCCCCGGCCGCTTCACTGGGTTCTTACGTGATCTCAATGGCGGGCGCGGCTTCTGATGTGCTAGCGGTGCAATTACTGCTCAAGGAAACCGGTCTGCAACGGCCCATGCGTGTGGTGCCGTTGTTCGAAACGTTGTCTGACCTGAACAACGCTGGGCCTGCCATCGAACAGTTGCTTAGCTTGCCGGGCTATCGTTTGAGTCTTCATGGTCCCCAGGAGGTAATGATCGGTTATTCCGACTCAGCCAAGGACGCCGGCACCACCGCAGCGGCGTGGGCGCAGTACCGAGCTCAAGAGCAGTTGGTGGATATCTGTCGCGAACGGCAAGTCGAACTGCTGTTGTTTCATGGTCGCGGAGGCACTGTCGGCCGCGGTGGTGGCCCTGCCCACGCGGCGATTCTGTCGCAGCCACCGGGGTCAGTGGCGGGACGCTTTCGCACCACTGAACAGGGCGAGATGATTCGTTTCAAGTTCGGTCTGCCAGACATCGCCGAGCAGAACC
The nucleotide sequence above comes from Pseudomonas sp. AB6. Encoded proteins:
- a CDS encoding OmpA family protein; its protein translation is MRKQLMVPALIALSVGLAACATPPNPSLEQARTNFSALQANPQSSQVAALETKDASEWLDKADMAYRNKEDAKKVDQLSYLTIQRIELAKQTINLRTAEDQLKNAAAMRAQARLAARDAQIKQLQDSLNAKQTARGTLVTFGDVLFDLNKAELKSSGMMDVNKLAQFLQQNPDRKVVVEGYTDASGSSSYNQSLSERRANSVRAALVKMGVDPTRIVTQGYGKEYPVADNSSNSGRAQNRRVEVTISNDNQPVAPRSSMQSTN
- a CDS encoding DUF4398 domain-containing protein produces the protein MELNTMKINTATTSFSRFRGLKLAVLALGSSTVLAGCAGNPPTAQYAVTQSAVNSAVSAGGTEYAAVEMKSAQDKLKAAEMAMHDKKYDEAKMLAEQSEWDARVAERTAQAAKAQKAVQDARQGADELRQDGMKTTQ
- a CDS encoding pilin assembly protein; protein product: MKIRELAKHWEHNAKGRLSKTGYTIHLDMEAAARLAAIAEMYPKRHPEDLLGELIGAALEELEASFPYVKGNHIVATDEEGDPLYEDIGPTPRFLALSRQHLHELDEKSDA
- the ppc gene encoding phosphoenolpyruvate carboxylase, which translates into the protein MADIDARLREDVHLLGELLGNTIREQRGPEFLEKIERIRKGAKAGRRGSAAGTEQLSTSVDELSEDELLPMTRAFNQFLNLANIAEQYQLIHRREDPLPQSFESLVLPELLERLKNTGHSPEALARQLGKLEIELVLTAHPTEVARRTLIQKYDAIASQLAALDHRDLSAAEREDITVRLQRLIAEAWHTEEIRRTRPTPIDEAKWGFAVIEHSLWQAIPNYLRKADHALHAATGLRLPLEAAPIRFASWMGGDRDGNPNVTAAVTREVLLLARWMAADLYLRDVDQLASELSMQEASDALRAAAGDSAEPYRAILKRLRDRLRATRKWAQSSLAVTQPAPDSVLHNNRDLFEPLNLCFQSLHECGMGVIADGPLLDCLRRAVTFGLFLVRLDVRQDASRHTAAMTEITDYLGLGRYEEWDEDARIKFLLRELKNRRPLLPGHFKPAADTAEVLATCREVSAAPAASLGSYVISMAGAASDVLAVQLLLKETGLQRPMRVVPLFETLSDLNNAGPAIEQLLSLPGYRLSLHGPQEVMIGYSDSAKDAGTTAAAWAQYRAQEQLVDICRERQVELLLFHGRGGTVGRGGGPAHAAILSQPPGSVAGRFRTTEQGEMIRFKFGLPDIAEQNLNLYLAAVLEATLQPPPRPEPEWREMMDHLAADGVDAYRAVVRDNPEFVEYFRQATPEQELGRLPLGSRPAKRREGGVESLRAIPWIFAWTQTRLMLPAWLGWETALSKALERGEGDLLAQMREQWPFFRTRIDMLEMVLAKADSDIARLYDERLVEPHLQHLGTHLRDLLSQACQVVLGLTGQSQLLAHSPETLEFISLRNTYLDPLHLLQAELLARSRKREAAQDSPLEQALLVSVAGIAAGLRNTG